In Halopelagius inordinatus, a single genomic region encodes these proteins:
- the nrdR gene encoding transcriptional regulator NrdR has product MDCPDCGHERTSVVDTRSGEDGATVRRRRECRRCAFRFTTYERPEWETLQVKKRGGNIESFDAAKLRAGIERAVEKRPVADEEIDRLVEAVEADLTDRETQIVSSSLVGELVSERLRELDSVAYIRFVSVYKAFSNPEEFLGELDRVLDDELDDFDEPRSSSRRTQFGDPEPTTDDTPPDG; this is encoded by the coding sequence ATGGACTGCCCAGACTGCGGTCACGAACGAACGAGCGTGGTGGACACTCGGTCCGGCGAGGACGGAGCGACCGTCCGCCGTCGGCGCGAGTGCCGACGCTGTGCCTTCCGATTCACGACGTACGAACGCCCCGAGTGGGAGACGCTACAAGTGAAAAAGCGAGGCGGGAACATCGAGTCGTTCGACGCCGCGAAACTCCGCGCAGGCATCGAACGGGCCGTCGAGAAGCGACCGGTCGCGGACGAGGAGATAGACCGATTGGTCGAGGCGGTGGAAGCCGACCTGACGGACCGAGAGACGCAGATAGTCTCTTCGAGTCTCGTCGGCGAACTCGTCTCCGAGAGACTCCGCGAACTCGATTCGGTCGCGTACATCCGGTTCGTCTCCGTCTACAAGGCGTTCTCGAACCCCGAGGAGTTCCTCGGCGAACTCGACCGGGTGTTAGACGACGAACTCGACGACTTCGACGAACCTCGTTCGTCGAGCCGCCGAACGCAGTTCGGCGACCCCGAACCGACGACAGACGACACACCACCTGATGGCTAG